The segment TAAAACAACAATATGGCCAGTGTTTGGTGCAGaagacattttttttccattggcTACCAGCCAACAGGAAAGTGAATCACCATTGGGGATTTGGTGATGTGGATGAGAACAAAATACAACGCAGACAGCGATCCCCATCCACTCATTACACAAACGAGAAAAAGGTTCTTTTATATTCACTTCAGCCCCTATACTTTGATGCCTAAACCATTTCGGAATTTTACTTCCAGGAAAAATGATGGCATATTTCTTATGCAGATGTCTGTCGTCAAGAGAATGTCCCTGTAACATACAAAGTAGGGTGCTTAGAACACACTCTgagtagagagaaaaagagagagtgagaaggAGAGATTACATGTAACAACTTTTTTATCACTGCAAAAAACATGTCAATAAAGCCTTGATTGTCACCTAGTTTACTGCAATCTGAAAGATTGAGGGTTGGCTCAATTGAAGAATTTGGTTTCAATAGATCTGGTACCGTTTCCAATGAGGTACAATTAAATCCCCTAATATAATCAATACTTAATGGAAGCTTTGGCAATGATAGAAGACTCGTGCAATTATCCAGGTTCAAATGTCTCAAACTAGTTAGTTGAGTGATGCTTTCCGGAAGGTAACCAAAATCATTTCCACTTAGATTTAATATGTTTAATGAGAATAAGCAACCAATATCATTGGGGACAGCCCTAAGATTGCAGTCTCTTAGATCCAATTTGATTAGAGAACATAATCCtgatagagatagagaggacAATTCCACAGGATCTGGACATCTTGGCATTGAATAAAAAGGGAGGAAGTCATACCATGATTTAGATTTAGATGATGATAACCCCTTACATCCGCGGAAAGATAGTTGTTTAAGGTTCTTTAAGAGACCAATGGAAGGAGGCACTTGTCTTATAGCAGTTCCACTCACATCAAGCTCCTCTATACTTTTTGCATTCCCCAAATTCTCAGGTAGTCTCTCAAGTTTTGAGCATCCGGAAATATCCACATCTTTAAGCAACTTCAAATTGAAAATGGTATTGGGTAGACACACAAGATTTTTGCAATCTCTTAAATTAATTGAAGCTAGGTCAGTCAAATGCTCAATTGATGTGGGTAGATTTGTAATAGCAGTACCATCCAAGTAAAGCTTACATACACGTTTCATGTTTCCCCCAAATTCTggaatttgttttacttttgagCAGTTAGAAAGAGTAAGAATCTCAAGAGACTCCATTTCAAACTTGTTTGGAAGAGTTTTGAGGCTTTTGCAGGCTTTTAGATCAAGAAGAGTTAGCTTTTTAAGAACTCCGATTGATGTGGGTAATTCTGTAATAGCAGTGTCATCCAAGTAAAGGTTTAATACAAGTTTCATATTCTTCCCAAATTCTGggatttttttcacttttgaacAACCAGAAAGAATAAGAATTTTAAGAGActccatttcaaatttttttggaagaCTTCTGAGATTTTTGCATCCTTTCAAATTAAGAATGGTAAGCCTTTCATGAACTCCGATTGATTGGTGCACCCCTACTAAATTTATACAATCTTCTAAAAACAACTTCTCAAGAACTGGGATTTTGGTGACATCAGGGGTTTCAATGAGATTTTGAGAATTGTTTAATTCGATGAGTTTCAATCTCTCAAAAGACTGTTAaaagaccccaaaaaaaaaaaaaattagttttaaccAAACCTTACAATTtaatgaaacctaaaaaaaaggttgtttCTAGTTAAGTAAATACCTTTGTTCCTTTCCAAAGTCGTTCAATGTAGCTACAGCACATGTGAAGTTCAATAAGCTCGTTTGATTGGAAACTTGATGGCAAAGATTTTGAAGAGTACCCACGCCAATCAAGATATCTTAAGTCATTGGAAAGATGTTTAGGGTCATGCATAAGGTGAACATTATTGATTATGAGCAATTTTAAATGTTGCATCATTAAAAAGGATCTAGGATTCCAATCTGCCTCTATTAGTTTGGGTAAATTTAGGACTATGCCTTCAACTGCTTTTGTTCCCTaataatcaaaaacaaaaagggatTAGTAAATTGCAAAATGTATGATTACCAAAACTATTCTAAGTTAAGCTATGTTGAATAATATAATAAGGTATATGTTCAGGCTCTTTCATACCGTATTTTTTGTCAGCACTTGGTCAATGTCTTTATACAACCACAATTTACTACGCTTCCCAGGATCTTTATGGCACTCATCATGAACTATGCTCCAACCCATTTCTTGTAATAAACCATGCACCCACAATTGATTCCAATACAATTTTATGAGGGATTTCTTAAATAGAACATCTAATCCAATTCTAGGATGTAGGGCAAGACAATCTAGTATTTCTATGACCTTATCTTGATCCATATGATtaaagaaacatgcaatatgTAGGAATATTTCCTTCTCTACTTCATGTAGCCCATCAAAACTTATTCTAAGTGCTTTGATAATATGATGTTCAGGAAATGTTGTAAGCCTATTTAATGTACTTTTCCATTGATTGATACTTCTGTTAAACAAAAGGGAACCTATAATCTCAATGGCTAAAGGAAGTCCGCATGTATGATGCACAACATCtttggaaatctgcagaaaatcattGGGAggatgcaattttttaaaagcttTCAAACTAAGGAGATGAAGAGATTCATTATCATTCAATCCTTTAGCATCATATATTCCATCTACTCCAAGTAGTTCTAGTAAATGCTTATCCCTTGTTGTTATAATAACTCTACTACCTGAACCAAACCAATTATGCTCCCCAACTAACTTATTGCATTGGTCTAATTGATCTACAtcatcaagaacaagaagaattcTTTTATGACGTAACCTATTCTTGATCATGAAAACTCCCTCATTAACATCTTGTATACTTATCCTttcatttgatatttttgaaagaaGAAGTTGTTGCGATCGAATTAAACCATCTTTTTCAGAAACCTCCCTAATATTAGGTAGAAAGCAACAACCTTCAAACTTCTCCAAAACCATTTGAAAAACAACTCTAGCAAGAGTTGTTTTACCTATTCCCCCCATCCCCCAAACCCCTATAAAGCGAACATCATCGGACCCTATAGCCAAACATGACTCCAATTCCTTCACTCGATATTCTATTCCTACAAGATCTTCAAAATCTTCAAAGTGTGCATAACTTAATTTATGCCATAACTCTCCCACAATATGCTGGATAAATTGTGTCTTAGACCTGCAATTAAGAGAGAATGATAATTAGTGAGTACCACCCATAAATGGGACCAAAAAAGAAAGCACAGACCCAGTGTTCGATTTTGTTGGCTTAAacaagaaaatgtaaatattttggTGCAAgtaaaaattgaaggaaatacAAAAATGTAAATTAATTAGATCAAGTCAAAATAGAAAGAAGTGCGAACATTTATTTGAACATTTAAAGGCAATTAATATGTCAAATTGGATTACCTATCTAGTAGGTGCCAACCTTTGAGATTTGCCAATTCTCTTAAAGCAACTCTCCATGTTTGCACCTTCTCTATGAAGTCCTTGAAACATTCTTCATGTTTAGAAAAGGCTTCAGCAAAAGTGCCTGTTTGTTTTCGTACATTAGTTGGATCCACATcataaaaaattggaaaaacaaTTGTTTTCATCTCTTTCATGCATTCTATGATCTTTACAAGTTCATCCAAGCACCATGTTGAAGATGCATAGTTTCTTGAGAGAATGACAATCACAAATCTTGATTCTTCTATTGCTTTCAAGAACTCTGGTGAAATAGATTTTGCTCTCTTAATTTCTTCCTCATCTCTAAAGATGATTATGCCCTTTTGTTTCAAAGCAACGTAGAGATGGTCCGTAAAACTATTACAGGTGTCATCACCTCTAAAACTAAGAAAGACATCATATTTCCATTGTGGTGTTGAAGATGAAAATGACAACAAAGAGGAGGCATTTTGAGTGCTAATGGAAGACATTGGAACTATGTCGGCAAATCTTGAACtacaaaaaagataataataaaaaaagtacattaaattaaaattgaaagaaaaattacaaggaaaaaaaaaaattagagcagAAGAGAACAATTTGATGTcgattttttcatttctttgagTGAAAGTATTGAATAAAAGAGATGGACgtgtgaaaagtgaaaacttaCAAATATGATAAATGAATTTGCAGCAGTGACATTAAAGCTCACTATTCTAAGAGATCGTGGGCCTATCACTATCTCTTAGAAAGTAGAAACAACACATAATTCAATTcctattatataattttattaaataataatttcttgtTTAATAAAGGAATAATCACCATTCTTTCCTTTGTTTGTAagtttgtgagagagaggagGGAGGCATTACTAAAACTAAGGCCACCACAAAATTCACAACAATCTTACAACTACATTCAATTTGCCCACTGCCTCACACATggtccattaaaaaaaaaaagttacggTGATAGGCCCAAGTGAGGCCAAAGTGGATGTGCAAAGTCTCCCTCTCCTTCCAGGAATCTCAAACTGAAATTATTACTTTTGCAGAAATTTAACTAACTAACGTTAAATCATTACAAAAGCATCCTCTGTGTTTTTAATGATTTCTTTAAGCATCAATCCTCTTGATCCTATATACAGTTAGCTTTTCACAAAATGGTATTAAGAGAAGAACGTTTGTAATTTAACAATCGCAGTTGGTATAAGAGGAGAATTTCAGATACTAATACTATAAAACAAAAGTGAAACACAAAACCCAGGATAAAAATCTTTGTCATCATCCAAATATAAATTGAATCgcaaactaaatatatataaaaaataaaaaataaaaaaaatcaaagaattcaCACAAAGCATTGaataagagaaaagagaggacCTTGAATGTGCGGATCACGTTGTGAAGATCGAGGAGACGAATAAGCTTGAACAAATGGTGATAAAAAAAGCTTTCCGTGAGGTCAatttgagaagagaaaaaacagagagagaataATTGAAGAGGAAAACTATTAGTATTAAAGAGACGGAGAGTTGAGGAAAGTTTGTTGGAAGTTTGGTGTGCGTGCTGAGTTTGGGAAAGAGACGGGAGAGTGTACGTCATTGAGAACTTGTGGACAGTAAGTCAGTAATAGCAACTTATCTTTTggatcctaaaaaaaaaaaaaaaagcacttttAGAAATAAGTCATTGACTATTATTCAAAGCAATCATGTggcttcgtttttttttttttttttgtataatcaTGTGACTTCGTGACAgtgattaaattaaaataataataaagaaaaagtgaCTCGTCGTGATAACAGTGATTTGTTTAATGGCTGGCTCAAGCTATTTGGGACCAAAGgtgatatttttattatttaaatgtctattaaatattaataattttttatttaaattttatttttcttatattttaatgtTCTTATCGAGAAtttttatattacaatctatTTGAAcatcattataattattttttattcccatTTTCCTGTTGTGtcgttttattttattctaataatttttatatataaatttcttatttacttGTGAGATTTGTGaactaaatattttgttttaacttcTTTATTGatagtaaaaaatttatgaataatactagagatataaatttttttataaattgttgatgtagtgaatgattattggtaaaCGAAAGAGTGATGTTAATAATGGGcctaaataaaaactaataagaatagtttctaaaaattgtaaaataatttgtagttgtagcattactcaaaatttatttagatatatttttctaaattcagttaattgttttttaattatgttaggcctaaaaatatttttggtggtcacaaatattttttaaagataaaaaaatcataatatttttaaaaattatatatggtaaTTACTTTTTTCCAGGTTAGATATGAAAATAAGTATTATTTAGAGAAgctgaaaaagtaaaaaattaattttttttaaatgacacaatatgattttaatatgagagagagagagagagagagagagagagagaggatgtgTGATTagccaaaaaattaatttacaacTGCATGCCTAAACTGATCTACTTAACTAACTAACTGTCAAACTAGCCATTCTCGCTCTAGCTAATAAAACCAATTGAATTTACAAATAACATGGATCCAATGACACATTGACATAGTATCAAGTGTGTTGCTCGCTCTTCTTTAATGGCAAAACAATGTCGACTCCGTCACGccattaaattacaaaatagaGCCATTTAATGTAAAGAGCcgttaaattcaaaaataggaAGTGGGCTTTCTGTGTTTTAAAGAAAGCATAATCATAAACAATTAGGACTATTCTACTAATAAACTTATGAATGGGCATTTGGTATTGGAATCAAAGAGATAGAGTCaacaaatcaattgtttaaacaAAGCAGGCGTGAAAGTGAGAAAAATTATTCAACTATGTAAAACGAAATGAAAGATAATTATGAGAGATTAAAATGACAGTGTGTTTGTTTGTCGTCATCAAGATATATGATAAGGAATTTCTCTCTAAACAACAAATGTAATCTTAAAATTCTATAGATTTCTATTTCTTTCTAAATTCATTTTAATGTATGttttgtatgtatatattacagttatatttattttttgaaacatattCTAAAgttatgttaaatattatataataactTAAGTTTTATAATAGCAAGTTTTTAGGGGGAATAATTGAACCAAAATGACCCTAGtcactttattttatataatcacaagttttaatttttaaatttattttttggattaaatAAGTGGCTTAAGGAAGAGAGTTGattctcaaataattaaaacattGAACATGccagattgtttttttttttttggggggggggggggggggtgggggtgtaATATAGTCTAGGTGAAGACTATATATTGGCAATTTTTCGATTTAACTCTATTTGCCTTTTTATGTTGTCAGTAACTATTTTTACATGGTTTTTCATatctaaagattttttttttttttttggatggaaaaTCATATCTAAAGATTGAAAATTGATCTACTTAACTAACTGTCAAACTAGCCTTTGTGGCTCTAACATAACTAACAAAATTTACGAATAACAAAACGCCAGGCTTTGTCAAATATTAACATAACTGAAAACAAAACGCTGTCATGCCATTAAATTAGAAAAACAGTGCCGTTTAATGTAAAGAGCTATTAAACgccgtcattttttttttttttaatttttttttatattttataagatagaaattctactctaacttaatataagtgtatatgtgtgtgaagcctctttttggagacttgaacccatAGTACTTGTCTCTCACACTCTACAAGTACCTATACTTGTAAAGTGATTATCGTGTCAAGGGTGAGCAATGATGGCAATTTCAtgttttaaagaaaatagaatCATAAACAACCACTAGTATCATTTTACTAATAAATATAAGAATGGGCATTGGGTATTGGAATCAAGGAGACAGAGTCAACAACTCaattatttaaacaaagtaAGTGTGAAAGTGAGAAAACAAGGAccaaaaattattcaattatgATTAATGAAATGGAAGATAATTATGAAAGACTAAAATGACAGCGCGACTGTTTGCTATTAGCAACATATATAATAAGGAATTTTActctaaattattaaaattctatggatttctattttattctaaattctttttaatgtatgttttgtatgtatatattaaagttatatttattttttgaaacattttctaaagttatgttaaattttctataataaCTTAAGTTTTCTAATGGCAAGTTTTAGGTGCAATAGGCtttaaaaagtgaaataaaattCGTGGGACAGTAGGTTTAGCTTCATGGTTATTCGCGGCAATGTTTGTTAATATTGCTTTCTTCAATTTATACATTATCGTATCTTGAACTGCATATATGCTCTAGtggaaaactttttattttattatatttaaataccaGGGTTagtgttttctcaaaaaagaaaaaagaaaaaagaaaaaaaagaaaagaaaagaaaataccagGGTAAGTGGAAAGTAGAAAAAGGAAACTTGATCATCAATAAATGAATGCCACTACTTTTGTGTGCAAGAAAAGTAGTAATTTACGGATTTGGAGAATTGCAGCAATTGGTTATAAAGCTCTACAACCTCTTGAAACAACTGTCCTGGATATGCAGGGGGAGGGGGCTTAATTCGAGACCACCAGGAAAACTGGGTTAGAGGATATGCCCGGGCTCATGGATACACTAGCAGCACCATTGCCGAGCTATGGGCTCTCCGGGATGGACTGGAAATTGCCAAAGATCTTGGGCTTAACAACCTCATTATTGAGATGGATGCCTTAAGCATTGTCTTGCTAATGAATAACAGTAAGGCCAATCTTTCATTGGAACCTCTGCTATCTGATTGCAGGAAGCTGTTAACTGCCATTCCCAACAAGAGGGTTGTGCACATATTCCGTGAGGTGAACCAATGTGCAGACGTGCTGGCGAGATATGGAGGAAGTTCCACttctaattttgttgtttttttgaaCCCACCACCTGTGGTGGTTGATATTCTCCTTGCTGATAAGCAGAACTCCTTTTGTAATAGGCTTGTTCCTGCTTAGCTGTTTTAATGTTACCTtgtcttaccaaaaaaaaaaaaacaactgtCCTGGATACAGTACTAGTTCTAATTAATTGaacaacttattattttgtaCTATTTGTTTTTGTGCTTAGGCAATGCTCTCAAAAAATGAAAGATTGGGGGGTGTTTGATATGtgtgtttgaaaatatttgttttattgtttgaaaacatatgtggaaatatgtgtggatgaaaaagtgtataaaaatgcgtgtaatgttgtttaaaaattgaaaatgtatgTTTGAGTGGGTGTACCAATTACTAAAAATGCATTTACTCTTgactttgcttcttttttttttttttttttttgggtttctttaaATGTGTCACATGGGATGAACTTAATTAGAGCTATATGCAAGTGATTTACTCCCCcatcaagaaaaagagaattctTGGATTACCTCTTTTTctattcaccaaaaaaataaaaataaaaataatataaaaaattgagagaattcttgcttgtttgcttgaAATTGTGTATATTTGGTTACctaatttataatttcttgattACTTGCTATTGGTTGTTTATAAAGTACAGGTCTTTCTCATTACTGGTGGACCCTATAGTATTATTGGCAGTTGGGTAAATTAGTGGTTGTTCTTTGTtgttttaaatatgatttatgAGTTACATCATAGATTGTAAATGTGAGAGCTGTACAGATTTCGAAGTTTAAAAATTCCTATATTCTACCAGTGGCTGATGTGTTGCAACTCTTTGATATTTCTCTGGGTTAGGGAACTTAAAACCTTAATATTTAGTACACTAAACCAGAactgaaaagattttttttttttttttttttaaaagaaagaaacaaaaaaaaagaaaaaaaaaagaaaaaagaaaaagaaaaaagaaatgtcaTGCTGTTTCATACCCTTTCTTTCATGCATAGCAAATTTGAAGTGCAATTGAGTGATACTCCCTTCTGTGGTTAACAAGAAAATATGCTTGCAGAAGTTTTCTTCTAGATTCTTTTGAATTGAAACACTTTATGATCAACAATCAACATCCTATCTGAGCCAAGTCTTTCTATTGGAAATTTCTTTAACATTACTCATAAGAGATGAATGATGCAAAGCTAAACAGCTAGGCATCTAGCTGCCACTCAGCTGCATATGGCAGAACCACAACGCCTTCAAAATTTTCCTGCCAGCACATTATATAGGCAAAACCACTCCATCTGCACCGTCTCTGCCAGTGTCGCTTAACTGTCAGCAAGACCAGCTATCCCTCCATAATCGGGCACACTCACCTCGGTACTCTCCCACAGTTACTCTGATCCAAATCTGCATGATAGGCTTGTGCATACCTGGAAAAAAAAGCTTTACTGAGCATTAACAATTCATAAGCCAACCTGTTTTGCAACCTCAAAAATCAATTTGTTGAGGTTGTACCACAAGGCCAACAGATTTATGATATGACAATCTAGAGAATATCACATTTTCCTGCTATTGAAAATGTAGATCCTCCATTCACTGAGTCAACAACTGCTTCAAAGAGCAAGGATAAATGCACAAAGCTCTAAGGGTCTAATCTGACCAAAACCATACAGACCTAGAAAGACTACACTTCAGGAATAAATGATCCAAGTTTTCCTCTTCCTCATAGCATAAGATATAATTTCACTCACCATGTTTAGGAGTTGTATGACGCCATATCAGCTTATCAGTAAACCGATATCATTAAACTGAACAATCCTGCATAAAAGGAGTTTTTAGCCATCTATATTACAAATTAACAGGGCACTTACATGTGGCAGCACCCATTTCCATCAAAACTTGACATCAGACACACATATATGATGTAACCTATTAAACTCCTAAATgtttgggaaaaaaaacaaaacaaaagaaagaaagaaagaaagaataatatAACTATGACTTCTCTCATGGTAAATCACTGATATGACAAATCAAGTCTAACAATCAAGTAATATTAGCCATtcacaagaattttttttttggtgactgATAAAATGGAAGTAAATGATTTTAGCTTTTTAGAATAGCTGTATGAGAGATTCTTATTTTGTTGGACAgatcaaaccaaacaaaaaaaaaagccctttaaaagtTCCAAATAAGTAAAACTCCTTTGCATACTTTAACATAAAGCAAACCATAATATATGGAAAGGACAAGAAggaaatatatacaaattagaATTCAAGTTTATTCATTTTGAACTACCTGTCTGTCTCTCATGACTTCACTAATGAGCTTGTGTTTATGGACTTCTAAATAAGGACAACCCAGAAGCCTAATtctgaatgtaaaaaaaaaaaaagggatagaaCAATAAATCAATATACCTTTGGCAGTGATAGCTTCCAGTGTCGATGTTTACTTGCTTTCCAGCACATGATTTCTACTTCTGTTTAAAACACCAACAAAAAGCTTTGTCTTGCCATTCTTTTTTTGTACATTGAAACCAAAGCAGCACAAGAAGAAAAGAGTACAAGATTCAGAGTTTGCCGCCTGTTATCCAAGCTATTGTTCATAAAGAACTTAGGGGCAATGGTTACCAGGGATCAAGGCTCCGCCAGGACATATGTCCACCTATCAAACCCAAACATTTGTAAGCTGTTGAATGTCCTTCACCACAACCTCTCTATTGGCCAACTTTGCCACCTATTTCTTAATTATAAGGATACAAACAGAGAGAAATCTCAAAGCTTGAAGATGCTATAAAGGAAGAGTTGGACAAACTAGAAGAAGTGATGTAATAGCCAATAGAGAACATCCTGAAAGctggaatatatatttttgttgattaattaatatgtGCCACTCTCATGATCCCCATTTCTGTTTCAATGTGTGTGTGTCAAATACATTcgcattttttttaaggggaggCTGTCATTTTGACCATCCAAATAGTTTGAAGTTAAAGAATGGATGGCATGTCAAGTAGGCTTTCCTGGAGCTTCTAGATCAGTAATAGATTCTTttgcttaaaattttcattttatttatttatttttatgttatttacaTTCCTTTTTTGATATTATAGCTATGGGGATCACTTCTAGGTGTGATCCCTGTCAATctatatgtgaatagcaatcattTAACGATGTTATGAAAAGGTACAAAGTCACTTGCTTGGTGTTAGGACTTGGGAGGTTCAAAGGGGAATGCAATATCTACATAGAGGTTTTGTTCATGTATAATATGTATTTGGCTTGCATGCATGCACATACAATTAATGGAATTTATTCTTGAAAATCTGCGGCAATATCTACTAGTGGAAGTGTCATGTTATTTTGTGAATATCcacaaaaagattaaaaatgaagaaaaagctcAGCTGAAACAACCAGCCATGGACATGTACCTActctattttttctaaaaaaacctTTGATCCCCTGTATTTCCTTCTCCTACCCTTGCAGCTTGACTCCAACAGGATTGGTTGCTAGTTGTGACGCTCTCTAAAGGTCTACACTTGCTTATCTTGTTGTTGTCaaggtttttctttgttttttgaaatgTCAGTTACCCTGCACACTGAAATCAAACTTTTATACAAAAACACATTAGTGGCATGGAAAGGTTCTTTCTTCACAGTTGCCTTGTTCTTGTAAGTCCAAATAGaccataaaatagagaaaaaaaaggcaatGATAAGTACTTTAGGATCCCCAAATCTCCCTCCCCTTGGTCCAACTCTTTAACCATGCCTGAATAAAATAAAGCTGGATGAAATCAGTTCTAATGTACAGATCAAACCAAACCAGATTTCTCtagatgaaaaggaaaaatatatatggtCTTTCAGCATCTTTGACTCAATGGACTAAGTTCTCAAATGCCTTCTCAATTCTGCCCTCACaagaagaaaattcaataaaattctcCAAAGAACAACAATCAttttagaaggaaattgtaactTACATAACTGGTTCCAAAGCTCACCTTCTCAAGGTCTTCACTTATGGTTGTGCCAGTAAGATTAATAAAGGACCTGCCAGTGCTTGCTTGGTTTCTACAATTCCTAGTATGCAATAGCCACCATCCTTTTCAACCAAATAAACCCCAGATTTGGAATGAGGCCTTATGAGGTTGGCAGCAACACAAAGAGGAATTTGTAAAATTCCCTTGGAATCATTTTGGCTATAGGGTTTTCAAACTAATTCAGAATTCCAACTGAAAGTATCTTTGACTTGCACATATGCCACAACATTAAGCCTAAgcaatttcatttgtcatcacTTTTCCTTTggggaaaaccaataaaataggaaccttatatatatacacatacatacatacatacacacacccacacacacacttaCTTTGATGTCTATAAAGGTGTATTATCAATTCACTATGAAATGTATTTCATCAGGTTAAAATGACAAAGCAACAATTGCATCAACAGCAATAACAAGTAGAGCAAGTTTTACAAATCTAATCAGCTCTCCAATTTTCAACCTTGTACACATTTGTTTGCCTGCATGAGTCTAATT is part of the Quercus robur chromosome 9, dhQueRobu3.1, whole genome shotgun sequence genome and harbors:
- the LOC126700434 gene encoding disease resistance protein RPV1-like is translated as MYFFYYYLFCSSRFADIVPMSSISTQNASSLLSFSSSTPQWKYDVFLSFRGDDTCNSFTDHLYVALKQKGIIIFRDEEEIKRAKSISPEFLKAIEESRFVIVILSRNYASSTWCLDELVKIIECMKEMKTIVFPIFYDVDPTNVRKQTGTFAEAFSKHEECFKDFIEKVQTWRVALRELANLKGWHLLDRSKTQFIQHIVGELWHKLSYAHFEDFEDLVGIEYRVKELESCLAIGSDDVRFIGVWGMGGIGKTTLARVVFQMVLEKFEGCCFLPNIREVSEKDGLIRSQQLLLSKISNERISIQDVNEGVFMIKNRLRHKRILLVLDDVDQLDQCNKLVGEHNWFGSGSRVIITTRDKHLLELLGVDGIYDAKGLNDNESLHLLSLKAFKKLHPPNDFLQISKDVVHHTCGLPLAIEIIGSLLFNRSINQWKSTLNRLTTFPEHHIIKALRISFDGLHEVEKEIFLHIACFFNHMDQDKVIEILDCLALHPRIGLDVLFKKSLIKLYWNQLWVHGLLQEMGWSIVHDECHKDPGKRSKLWLYKDIDQVLTKNTGTKAVEGIVLNLPKLIEADWNPRSFLMMQHLKLLIINNVHLMHDPKHLSNDLRYLDWRGYSSKSLPSSFQSNELIELHMCCSYIERLWKGTKGHSLDDRHLHKKYAIIFPGSKIPKWFRHQSIGAEVNIKEPFSRLCNEWMGIAVCVVFCSHPHHQIPNGDSLSCWLVANGKKMSSAPNTGHIVVLSDHIWLLYLLPQYYQEKQIKLLWECDANGFIRVGIRIMTHCSVFEVKRCGFRMVYKKDIEDVNRSMAQCSNNSTIPY